From the bacterium genome, one window contains:
- a CDS encoding sigma-54 dependent transcriptional regulator gives MENKILIIDDEKNILSILSDILKDAGYSVFTAGTGEEGLKILKKEDINLLFLDVRLPDINGIDLLKQIKKEDSSVEVIMISGHATIDIAIQATKLGAYDFIEKPLSLDRVKIAVTHAMEKTNLVKEKDELIKINASGYEILGDSKAIRYIKTQIAACAPSDSKVLILGETGTGKELVAAAIHNQSTRKTAPFIKVNCASIPESLIESELLGHEKGAFTGAVSRKIGKFELANKGTIFLDEIGDMGISCQAKVLRVLENGEFERVGGLTSIKVDVRVVAATNKDLLKEIEKGKFREDLYYRLNVMPIYIPPLRERKTDIPVLAKHLMNLFCRERGLPTKEFEESAMDTLSNYSYPGNIRELRNIIERIAIMTQDEKIKTEDISFIVGTKKVDDIFSESLSLSDAQKKLLKRYVETQLENNKYDMKKTAEALGIERPNLYRKMRELGITPAKQS, from the coding sequence ATGGAAAATAAAATACTTATAATAGATGATGAAAAAAACATTCTTTCCATATTATCCGATATTTTAAAAGATGCGGGATATTCTGTTTTTACTGCAGGAACAGGCGAAGAAGGACTAAAAATTCTTAAAAAAGAAGATATAAATCTTTTATTCCTCGATGTAAGATTGCCCGATATAAACGGAATAGACTTGCTTAAACAAATAAAAAAAGAAGACTCTTCCGTAGAAGTGATTATGATATCCGGGCACGCAACGATTGATATTGCCATTCAGGCGACTAAATTGGGAGCTTATGATTTTATAGAAAAACCCCTTAGTCTCGATAGAGTTAAAATCGCCGTAACGCATGCAATGGAAAAAACAAACCTGGTAAAAGAGAAAGACGAACTTATAAAAATAAATGCAAGTGGTTATGAAATATTGGGTGACTCTAAAGCCATAAGATATATAAAAACTCAAATTGCAGCATGTGCCCCGAGTGACAGTAAAGTTCTTATACTTGGTGAAACAGGAACCGGAAAAGAACTTGTTGCTGCGGCTATTCATAACCAGAGTACGAGAAAAACTGCCCCGTTTATAAAAGTGAATTGCGCTTCTATCCCGGAGAGTTTAATAGAAAGCGAACTTCTGGGACACGAAAAAGGAGCCTTTACGGGAGCTGTTTCCAGGAAGATAGGGAAATTTGAATTGGCGAATAAAGGAACTATATTCCTTGACGAAATAGGAGATATGGGTATTTCCTGCCAGGCAAAAGTTTTGAGAGTATTGGAAAATGGAGAGTTTGAAAGGGTAGGTGGGCTGACATCAATAAAAGTGGATGTCAGAGTAGTTGCAGCCACAAATAAAGATTTATTAAAGGAAATAGAAAAAGGGAAGTTCAGGGAAGATTTATACTACAGATTAAATGTTATGCCAATATATATTCCTCCTTTAAGGGAACGAAAAACGGATATTCCCGTTCTTGCAAAACACTTAATGAATTTATTTTGCAGGGAAAGAGGTTTGCCAACAAAGGAATTTGAGGAATCTGCAATGGATACACTCAGTAATTATTCCTATCCCGGGAATATCAGGGAGCTTAGAAATATCATAGAAAGAATCGCCATTATGACGCAAGACGAAAAAATAAAAACGGAAGATATAAGCTTTATTGTAGGAACTAAAAAAGTAGACGATATTTTTTCTGAATCTTTAAGTCTTTCGGATGCCCAGAAAAAGCTTTTAAAGAGATATGTAGAAACCCAACTTGAGAATAATAAATATGATATGAAAAAAACTGCCGAAGCATTGGGAATAGAAAGACCAAATCTCTATAGAAAAATGCGGGAATTAGGTATAACACCGGCTAAGCAAAGTTAG
- a CDS encoding ComEA family DNA-binding protein: protein MKNFLDNLFTPQERSVIIFLVVCIVIGVSVYVYKLKNPVFAPELKASYLKSVVLTDSVVVKTAQFTGVTNESKHKTSPQNEPKTFNTTEAKVTNLSTPQQKQTYDEGKRVNINTASMEELISLPGVGSVYAQRIIEYREKKGKFKNIEEIINIYGIGQKRFDKLKDKITVE, encoded by the coding sequence ATGAAAAACTTTTTAGATAATTTATTCACACCACAGGAAAGAAGCGTAATCATTTTTCTTGTTGTATGCATCGTTATTGGGGTTTCCGTGTATGTGTATAAATTAAAAAACCCGGTATTTGCGCCGGAACTTAAGGCTTCATATTTGAAATCGGTGGTGCTTACGGATAGTGTTGTCGTAAAAACTGCGCAATTCACAGGAGTTACGAACGAATCTAAACACAAAACATCACCTCAAAATGAACCTAAAACATTCAATACAACTGAAGCTAAGGTAACAAATTTATCCACCCCCCAACAAAAACAAACCTATGATGAAGGTAAAAGGGTAAACATAAATACTGCTTCAATGGAGGAGTTGATATCCTTGCCGGGGGTCGGTTCCGTTTATGCGCAAAGAATTATAGAGTACAGAGAAAAAAAGGGCAAGTTCAAAAACATTGAGGAAATAATAAATATATATGGGATTGGTCAGAAACGATTTGACAAATTAAAAGATAAAATTACAGTAGAATAA
- a CDS encoding ATP-binding protein — translation MTLRSRLILAFALILILAVVPIIMFTSKVAPFNPIFGTKGNIESSLENAVANAKTPEELVVAEKAIQEYRQSSALLEPLKLEFIKFSILLVCGLFLVSVFIASIYVKYITRPLQELTYISQKIAGGDISMTLNKVKDKEFNKLTTSFNFMLESLREAREKLKLTERHTAWQEMSRMLAHEIKNPLTALQLSNQRLREKYLTKSNDLPEVIDKTTKIMESEINNFVTLVGKFSEFARLPSPDKKPTNLNEIIKECVGLYENIPDVKFKENYDESIPEVIIDAGQIKQVVKNIIKNAIEARVENLAEAEIEDPDAAVEENFEISVTTKWNIPPRRGLLLDEVETIISNNGKAISEEDLKHLFHPYFTTKEGGSGLGLIISERILVAHNGKIEIENNQDKGARVSIKLPVNKA, via the coding sequence ATGACGCTTAGAAGTAGATTGATACTTGCTTTTGCCCTCATACTTATTCTTGCGGTTGTTCCAATAATAATGTTTACATCCAAGGTCGCTCCTTTTAATCCGATTTTTGGAACGAAGGGGAACATAGAAAGTTCTTTGGAAAATGCGGTTGCAAATGCAAAAACCCCTGAAGAATTGGTCGTAGCAGAAAAAGCCATACAGGAATACAGGCAGTCTTCAGCCCTTTTAGAACCATTGAAATTGGAATTTATTAAGTTTAGCATTTTGCTTGTGTGCGGACTTTTTTTGGTGTCTGTTTTTATTGCTTCTATTTATGTAAAATACATAACCAGACCTCTACAGGAATTGACTTATATATCACAGAAAATAGCAGGCGGAGACATTTCTATGACGCTTAATAAAGTCAAAGATAAAGAATTCAACAAACTTACAACCTCTTTTAACTTTATGCTTGAATCTTTGCGTGAAGCCCGGGAAAAATTAAAATTAACGGAAAGACATACCGCATGGCAGGAAATGTCAAGAATGTTGGCCCACGAAATTAAAAACCCGCTTACGGCATTACAATTATCCAACCAAAGATTAAGAGAAAAATATCTTACAAAAAGCAACGACCTGCCGGAAGTTATTGATAAGACCACCAAAATAATGGAATCCGAGATTAATAACTTTGTTACACTTGTGGGGAAGTTTTCTGAATTTGCCCGTCTTCCTTCTCCTGATAAGAAACCTACAAACCTTAACGAAATTATAAAAGAATGTGTTGGATTGTATGAAAATATTCCGGATGTAAAGTTTAAGGAAAATTATGACGAGTCCATACCGGAAGTTATTATTGATGCAGGTCAAATTAAACAGGTGGTAAAAAATATTATTAAAAATGCAATTGAAGCAAGAGTGGAAAATCTCGCTGAGGCGGAGATAGAAGACCCCGATGCGGCGGTGGAAGAAAATTTTGAAATTAGCGTTACTACTAAATGGAACATCCCGCCACGGCGTGGATTGCTATTAGATGAAGTAGAAACAATCATATCCAACAACGGTAAAGCGATATCGGAAGAGGACCTGAAACACTTGTTCCATCCATATTTTACGACAAAAGAAGGCGGGAGCGGACTCGGATTGATTATTTCAGAAAGAATATTAGTTGCCCATAACGGAAAAATAGAAATAGAAAACAATCAAGACAAAGGGGCTAGAGTGTCAATAAAATTACCTGTAAATAAAGCATAG
- a CDS encoding (2Fe-2S)-binding protein, translating to MAKIICRCEDLTEEEITDLIKRGVVTLDEIKRLSRAGMGHCQGRTCSKLIAQLISKHTGKPVSEIKYPLKRPPVKPVPFGILAKNK from the coding sequence ATGGCAAAAATTATTTGTAGATGTGAAGACTTAACCGAGGAAGAAATCACGGATTTAATCAAACGGGGAGTCGTTACCCTTGACGAAATAAAACGCCTCTCAAGAGCCGGGATGGGACATTGCCAGGGGCGAACCTGTTCAAAACTTATAGCGCAGTTGATTTCAAAACATACCGGCAAGCCTGTTAGTGAAATAAAATATCCTCTAAAAAGACCACCAGTAAAACCTGTTCCTTTCGGAATTCTGGCAAAAAATAAATAA
- a CDS encoding undecaprenyl-diphosphate phosphatase produces the protein MIHSIILGIVQGITEFFPVSSSAHLAFLEQLFGITDKLQFTVFLHFGSVLAIILILWKDIWEILLHDKRTILLLVIASIPAVIVGIGFESQIENIFNEPFMIAIALMITGLVLWFTRLKKAENNGRTKIRIIDAILIGIAQSLAIVPGLSRSGFTISTGIYMGVDRTAATKFSLLLGCIAILGASLLEFIDILKLGSSTLKTMDFGVISVGVFISFLVSYMAIKLLFKVVRKQSFSLFAIYCWVVGIFVLLKS, from the coding sequence ATGATACATTCTATAATTCTTGGAATTGTGCAAGGGATTACGGAGTTTTTCCCGGTGTCTTCTTCTGCGCATCTGGCGTTTCTTGAACAGTTGTTCGGAATAACGGATAAATTACAATTTACCGTTTTCTTACATTTCGGTTCAGTGCTTGCCATTATTCTTATTCTATGGAAAGACATTTGGGAAATCTTATTACACGATAAGCGTACTATTCTATTGCTTGTCATTGCTTCTATTCCTGCCGTGATTGTTGGGATTGGCTTTGAATCTCAAATAGAAAATATATTTAATGAACCTTTTATGATAGCGATAGCGCTTATGATTACAGGGTTAGTGCTCTGGTTTACACGACTAAAAAAAGCAGAAAATAACGGTAGAACTAAAATAAGAATTATAGATGCCATACTAATTGGGATAGCACAGTCATTGGCAATTGTTCCCGGTTTATCAAGGTCAGGCTTTACGATAAGTACGGGAATTTATATGGGGGTGGACAGGACAGCGGCAACAAAGTTTTCTTTATTGCTCGGATGTATAGCAATTTTAGGGGCAAGTTTGTTGGAGTTTATCGATATATTAAAACTTGGTAGTTCCACTTTGAAAACTATGGATTTTGGAGTTATTTCCGTTGGAGTGTTTATATCTTTTCTTGTAAGTTATATGGCAATCAAATTATTATTCAAGGTTGTAAGAAAACAATCCTTTTCTCTTTTTGCAATATACTGTTGGGTAGTTGGAATTTTTGTGCTGCTAAAATCGTGA
- a CDS encoding right-handed parallel beta-helix repeat-containing protein codes for MIIKYKYLCYISFLIISSTLFATQRHIYESDGAQGIQNSINLSSVNDTVFVHTGTYFVRNVSYIGLTMKDKVTLISSHPDSVILSGLNSAGTDTAYHVIYCAFGDPFSHSAVIKNFTITYGNAKGVSSGNNCGGGIFCAYSSPRIDSCIIKDNSAENGGGVFLYASSPEITANTVTDNSAKSGGGFFVYGSAAPVINNNKINNNLSNVGGGFFVDSSSATITENEIQNNLSTGANSGGGGLLIYNSFNVEVSKNKICYNSANNGGGVYIDSCASGINIVGNDINNNIVEDYGGGLHIRNTSPTVSNNDIIDNFSGSDGAGIFTFGSACTIINNLIKNNIAQEYGGALYLYHQSYPIVRNNIIDNNSGDYGAGLYVEFFSYPTLICNVITNNISHMGGAFAICEGSRTNIDSCFIVDNGSESDTKSGLSYIIDNADTVKINYSHLYYNTFQSDTEINNATGINVSFENNFWWDTTNTAISGLISGLNKHTPWENNFISGVPGEPITVDSVRNYDSTYSFIVDSLCGDSVVLYLQIYGQDRNAKLREAGVSILKSSVYQSGIAVALIETDTNSGIYQGRATIKSSTGNNNIRLDDGYNIIRADTSNDNITIISNMDTTKKFVVTYKKKLGVTENNSLPNINNAKLRIPGIVFAKPIIISYSIPFNTKVSLQVYDIGGRKIKPLINKEQKAGNYNIIFNTRDVKAGIYFVVLQAGNSKVAQKLVLIK; via the coding sequence ATGATTATCAAATATAAATATCTTTGTTATATTAGTTTTTTGATTATAAGTTCTACCCTTTTTGCAACCCAAAGACATATTTATGAATCGGATGGAGCTCAGGGAATACAGAATTCAATAAACCTTTCCTCTGTAAACGATACCGTTTTTGTCCATACGGGAACTTACTTTGTCAGAAATGTTTCCTATATTGGATTAACTATGAAAGATAAGGTAACGCTTATAAGTTCGCATCCCGATAGTGTAATTTTAAGCGGGCTTAATTCGGCGGGAACCGATACCGCTTACCATGTTATTTACTGTGCGTTTGGAGATCCTTTCTCCCATTCTGCCGTGATAAAAAACTTTACAATAACGTATGGGAATGCAAAAGGAGTCTCTTCCGGCAACAATTGCGGCGGCGGAATATTTTGCGCGTATTCTTCCCCCAGGATAGATTCATGTATAATAAAAGATAATAGCGCTGAAAATGGCGGAGGTGTTTTTTTGTATGCCTCATCTCCTGAAATTACGGCTAATACAGTAACTGATAATTCAGCTAAATCCGGAGGAGGGTTTTTTGTTTATGGAAGTGCGGCACCTGTAATTAACAATAATAAGATAAATAACAATTTATCCAACGTAGGAGGAGGATTCTTTGTAGATAGTTCTTCAGCAACTATTACGGAAAACGAGATACAAAATAATCTATCAACGGGCGCAAATAGCGGTGGAGGTGGACTTCTTATTTATAATTCTTTTAACGTTGAAGTTAGCAAAAATAAAATATGCTATAACAGTGCAAACAACGGAGGAGGAGTTTATATTGATAGTTGTGCTTCCGGTATAAATATCGTTGGAAATGACATAAATAATAACATTGTCGAGGATTATGGTGGTGGTTTGCACATAAGGAATACATCCCCTACAGTTTCCAACAATGATATAATCGATAATTTCTCCGGCAGTGACGGGGCGGGTATTTTTACATTTGGCTCAGCCTGCACAATTATTAATAATTTAATAAAAAATAATATCGCACAGGAATATGGAGGGGCTCTTTATTTATATCACCAATCTTATCCTATAGTTAGAAACAATATTATAGATAATAATTCCGGAGATTACGGCGCAGGTCTTTATGTTGAATTTTTCTCATATCCTACGCTTATTTGTAATGTAATAACCAATAATATATCTCATATGGGAGGAGCGTTTGCCATTTGTGAAGGGTCTCGCACTAATATTGACAGCTGTTTTATAGTTGATAACGGCTCTGAATCCGATACAAAATCAGGGTTGTCTTACATTATAGATAATGCAGATACCGTTAAAATAAATTATTCCCACCTATATTACAATACTTTTCAATCCGATACGGAAATTAATAATGCTACGGGGATTAATGTTTCTTTTGAAAATAACTTTTGGTGGGATACGACAAATACTGCTATATCGGGATTAATTAGCGGGTTAAATAAACATACGCCCTGGGAAAACAATTTCATATCCGGAGTTCCGGGCGAACCGATTACAGTAGATTCCGTTCGTAACTATGATTCTACCTACTCTTTTATCGTGGATTCTCTTTGCGGAGATTCCGTAGTTTTGTATTTACAAATATATGGGCAGGATAGGAATGCAAAACTCAGGGAGGCAGGAGTATCTATTCTAAAGTCAAGCGTGTATCAAAGCGGTATAGCAGTTGCGCTTATAGAAACGGATACAAATTCCGGCATATATCAAGGGCGGGCAACAATAAAAAGTTCTACGGGGAATAATAATATAAGATTGGACGACGGATACAATATTATAAGAGCAGATACCAGCAATGACAATATAACTATTATATCCAATATGGATACTACAAAAAAATTCGTTGTAACATATAAGAAAAAACTTGGAGTAACTGAGAATAATTCTTTGCCAAATATTAACAATGCGAAATTAAGGATTCCCGGGATAGTTTTTGCCAAACCAATAATAATTAGTTACTCTATACCCTTTAATACAAAAGTTTCATTACAAGTATACGACATAGGTGGCAGAAAAATAAAGCCCCTTATTAACAAGGAACAAAAAGCAGGTAACTACAATATTATTTTTAATACAAGGGATGTTAAGGCCGGCATTTACTTTGTTGTTCTTCAAGCAGGTAATTCTAAAGTTGCCCAAAAACTGGTTTTAATAAAATAA
- a CDS encoding CocE/NonD family hydrolase, whose translation MNILILFVCLSVHYDSLKIPMRDGKWLAADLYSNDSTIAKPVILIQTPYDKNTYRAAVGQGTPFPYDSAHYNYVILDWRGFHGSDSATSSGYDRGLDGYDAVEWIAQRPWCNGKVGTYGGSALGLIQFMTAKHRPPHLVCCAPFIKDYKTKYSDFYYGGEYRKEQVESMAGLGFLTTSVILAYPVETMYWKLLVEQPNDYPESLAVPMLMVSGWYDHYPSDVIRAFKDLRTRSDISVRQKHKLIMGPWLHSSVGQSQQGVLSYPNSVGVPDSVTTMFFDYYIRNIQNGYEQLPVVRYYQMGVNEWKTTDDWYSVGNYTDTLYLQTGGVLNSALLVDSVSYDSISYDPRNPSPTVGGSRFNPFVPSTPVGPQDQRDSVESRSDVLVYSTPILTGNLIVDGSVKILLYVSSDRKDTDFSVRLCDVYPDSSSIIITQGIRRMRFRNSYSTEQFMTPGQVYVDTITLSDFALTFLAGHRLRIDVSSSNYPMFAVNPNNDDSLYKTGDTLLARNYVYHNSVYASKILIPTVGTGISEYYQISTKFNSKLSVITPLKDKLSIRFSVAYSGNIKLELFDVCGRKVKELLSEKLKSGEYSLNVNTSELASGTYFCCLQTSKGKQTKSIQIIK comes from the coding sequence ATGAATATTTTAATTTTATTTGTATGTTTGTCCGTACATTACGACAGTCTTAAAATACCGATGCGGGACGGGAAATGGCTTGCGGCAGACTTATACAGCAACGATTCCACGATTGCCAAACCCGTTATCCTTATACAAACACCTTATGACAAAAATACTTACCGCGCTGCGGTTGGACAGGGAACTCCATTCCCTTACGACAGCGCGCATTATAACTATGTTATCCTTGACTGGCGTGGGTTTCATGGTTCCGACAGCGCAACTTCTTCAGGTTATGACAGAGGGCTGGACGGTTATGACGCGGTTGAATGGATTGCCCAGAGACCCTGGTGCAACGGGAAAGTCGGGACATACGGCGGTTCGGCACTCGGATTGATTCAGTTTATGACGGCAAAACATCGTCCGCCACACCTTGTATGCTGCGCGCCTTTTATAAAAGATTATAAAACAAAATACTCGGATTTTTACTATGGTGGAGAATATCGTAAAGAACAAGTAGAAAGCATGGCAGGGCTAGGATTCCTTACGACAAGCGTGATTTTAGCCTACCCGGTGGAAACTATGTACTGGAAACTTCTTGTTGAACAGCCGAATGACTATCCCGAATCTCTTGCTGTGCCGATGCTTATGGTTAGCGGTTGGTATGACCATTACCCCTCGGATGTAATTCGTGCGTTCAAGGATTTGAGAACCAGAAGCGATATTTCCGTAAGACAAAAACATAAATTAATTATGGGCCCGTGGCTGCATTCCAGTGTCGGGCAATCACAGCAGGGAGTCCTTAGTTACCCAAATAGCGTTGGAGTTCCGGACTCGGTAACAACTATGTTCTTTGATTACTATATTAGAAATATCCAAAATGGTTATGAACAACTGCCGGTTGTCAGATATTACCAGATGGGAGTAAATGAATGGAAAACTACGGATGATTGGTATTCTGTCGGAAACTATACGGATACTTTATATTTACAAACCGGAGGCGTATTGAATTCTGCCTTGCTTGTGGATAGCGTTTCGTATGATTCTATATCCTATGACCCGCGTAATCCCTCCCCAACTGTCGGGGGTTCAAGGTTTAATCCGTTTGTTCCTTCAACTCCCGTTGGTCCACAAGACCAGAGAGATTCTGTGGAAAGCCGAAGCGATGTGCTTGTTTACTCGACTCCCATTTTAACCGGCAATCTGATTGTAGATGGTTCGGTCAAAATTTTGCTATACGTTTCTTCGGATAGAAAAGACACTGATTTTAGTGTACGTTTATGTGACGTTTACCCGGATAGCAGTTCTATAATTATAACACAGGGAATCCGGAGAATGCGATTCCGTAACTCCTATAGTACGGAACAATTTATGACACCGGGACAGGTATATGTGGATACCATTACATTATCGGATTTTGCTTTAACTTTTCTGGCAGGACATCGTTTGAGAATAGATGTCAGTTCTTCAAATTACCCAATGTTTGCCGTAAATCCGAACAATGACGACTCGCTGTATAAAACCGGAGATACGCTTTTAGCAAGAAATTATGTTTATCATAACTCTGTTTATGCATCAAAAATTTTGATACCAACTGTGGGAACGGGGATATCCGAATACTACCAGATATCAACAAAATTCAATTCTAAATTATCTGTTATTACTCCTTTAAAAGATAAACTGAGTATAAGGTTCTCTGTTGCGTATAGTGGCAACATAAAATTGGAACTTTTTGATGTATGCGGAAGAAAAGTAAAAGAACTGCTTAGTGAAAAACTGAAATCCGGAGAATATTCGCTTAATGTTAATACATCGGAACTAGCTTCGGGAACATATTTCTGTTGTTTGCAAACTTCTAAGGGGAAACAGACGAAGAGTATACAAATCATAAAGTAA
- a CDS encoding prolyl oligopeptidase family serine peptidase: protein MRKFLFVIVLLSTVSLKRIYAQQNLSTWHIQGQTFLLWEHSKPIPEDTTYEIYQSSMPIISIKNAILVGRVFANDGANSRLNDYVPNARWKLPDSLTGTITVDTNEAYFVVTPHSTGTKYYAVVLSKDTVVGAGNTSGAIQETTDSIKVVIQYQDSIVTIYSHWIDGHSDYNSGRSEYPVMGDEHSNGLGFNFAFWKQPGNPNNGPLSICLHGGTQNLFSNNLPFIGRYLLPNGFFVSLDDPLPLGDSCSNTMWFGYNKKYNRFSPSLPMDTDTIIDYTIRRVHWETQWLLKNFLIDSTRISLWGGSMGGNATTFLTEFFPELYSAGLVFVPRRQGLDNAPKSMFGTESQNIPTNLTGNYGVYDIRNWEWRLHNQNTGNWPFTMAVCGKTDIISPWQEKPDLYKQLDSAKIGFALYWDEREHMNWSDTVYWRRSEHLSLTYLARFRNNQSFPAFSGTDLDYITPGIQPDIGDGNPINGNPWGTWGGYFEWDTANILDSTDKWEIIVWVVSQSIYPNDIPDEDTILTNITPRRLQKFAPQPGQNYSWELVKKSTGDTLQQGIVKADVSGIITIPDLLIIKEPVELTIRKHSGIEENQNTNTVSLCRTYPNPFVSSTTIKFNVGNGCDRSLRVYDIAGKLVKTFPMSQFPINDHCQGGMSHLRLTNNEIIWDGKDNNGRIAKAGIYFVKVKSCKVEKIIKMEGNKIINRK from the coding sequence ATGAGAAAGTTTTTATTCGTAATAGTATTACTTTCTACTGTTAGTTTAAAACGTATTTATGCGCAGCAAAACTTAAGCACCTGGCATATACAAGGACAAACTTTTCTGCTCTGGGAACACTCAAAACCTATCCCCGAGGATACTACTTATGAAATATACCAAAGTTCCATGCCGATTATTTCAATTAAAAATGCTATACTGGTTGGTAGAGTTTTTGCCAATGATGGAGCCAATTCTCGTCTAAACGATTATGTGCCAAATGCCCGCTGGAAATTGCCCGACAGCTTAACAGGGACAATAACCGTAGATACAAACGAAGCTTATTTTGTTGTAACGCCTCATTCAACAGGAACTAAATATTATGCAGTAGTTCTGAGCAAAGACACTGTTGTCGGCGCTGGCAATACAAGTGGCGCTATTCAGGAAACTACCGATTCTATAAAAGTCGTAATCCAATATCAGGATAGTATTGTAACTATTTACTCGCACTGGATAGACGGGCACTCAGATTACAATTCGGGCCGTTCCGAATATCCGGTAATGGGAGATGAACACAGTAATGGGTTGGGATTCAACTTTGCTTTTTGGAAACAACCGGGGAACCCGAATAATGGTCCATTAAGTATTTGTCTTCACGGAGGCACACAGAATCTTTTCTCTAACAATCTTCCCTTTATTGGTCGTTACCTGCTTCCAAACGGATTCTTTGTGAGTCTGGATGACCCTCTTCCCTTGGGAGACTCGTGTTCAAATACTATGTGGTTTGGTTATAACAAAAAATATAACCGATTTTCGCCTTCCTTACCAATGGATACTGATACGATAATAGATTATACTATCCGGCGCGTACACTGGGAAACACAATGGCTTTTAAAAAATTTTCTAATTGACTCCACACGTATTTCCTTGTGGGGAGGAAGTATGGGGGGAAATGCTACGACTTTTCTTACTGAATTTTTCCCCGAACTTTACAGTGCTGGATTGGTTTTTGTCCCACGCCGTCAGGGGCTTGATAATGCACCAAAGAGTATGTTCGGAACTGAAAGTCAGAATATCCCTACTAATCTAACCGGTAATTATGGCGTTTATGACATACGTAATTGGGAATGGCGTCTTCATAACCAAAACACCGGAAACTGGCCATTTACAATGGCAGTATGCGGGAAGACTGATATAATATCTCCATGGCAAGAAAAACCCGATTTATATAAACAACTGGATTCGGCAAAAATAGGTTTTGCGTTATACTGGGATGAGCGGGAACATATGAATTGGTCTGATACAGTTTATTGGAGACGTTCGGAACATTTGTCCCTTACTTATCTTGCCCGTTTTCGTAATAATCAATCTTTTCCTGCCTTTTCAGGAACGGACTTAGATTACATAACCCCGGGAATACAACCTGACATTGGAGATGGAAATCCTATAAATGGTAACCCGTGGGGGACATGGGGTGGGTACTTTGAATGGGATACCGCAAATATTTTAGATTCCACGGATAAATGGGAAATTATAGTGTGGGTTGTTAGCCAGTCAATTTATCCTAACGATATTCCCGATGAGGATACTATTTTAACAAATATTACTCCCCGTAGGTTACAGAAATTTGCTCCTCAACCCGGGCAGAACTATTCTTGGGAGCTCGTGAAAAAGTCAACCGGAGACACGCTACAACAAGGAATCGTTAAAGCTGATGTTTCCGGTATAATAACAATACCGGACTTATTAATAATAAAAGAACCGGTAGAATTAACTATCCGTAAACATTCAGGCATTGAAGAAAATCAAAACACAAATACTGTTTCCCTTTGTCGAACTTATCCCAATCCTTTTGTTTCATCAACAACTATAAAGTTTAATGTGGGGAACGGTTGCGACCGTTCCCTACGGGTTTACGATATAGCCGGTAAGCTAGTCAAAACTTTCCCAATGTCCCAATTCCCCATTAACGATCACTGCCAAGGCGGGATGTCCCATTTACGTTTAACGAATAACGAAATTATCTGGGACGGGAAAGACAATAATGGCAGGATAGCAAAAGCCGGAATTTATTTTGTAAAAGTAAAAAGCTGTAAAGTAGAAAAAATAATTAAGATGGAAGGGAATAAAATAATAAACAGAAAATAA